The following is a genomic window from Dama dama isolate Ldn47 chromosome 4, ASM3311817v1, whole genome shotgun sequence.
tatgtgtgtctgtgtgtgtgtactggagACAGATAGAGGTATTAATCAAGTCATCACACAAATAAATATCGAAGTTCTATTTTGACAAGTATATCAGAGGAGCAATAACTGATGCTGTAACCATTTTTTAATAAGAGAGAAGGACTCAGgatgtcagggaaggcttcctggaggaggtgacaatTGAGCTGATATTCAAATGATGAGGAAGTAGAATGAAGTGTGAGGAGTGGCCGAGGCAGGGAAGCACCATTTTCTGAGGCCATAATATCTGCCATATCTCGGTGACCCTGAACTTCCTCTATGCTCTGACCTCTCCCCCATGATCTCATTGTGTCTCCTGACTTCCAATGGAGTCCTGTGGCCTGTGACCACTTCGTCCTGTTTTTCTCCTCTGACCTGTGACCTATCTACTCTAGACACCTCTGTCaacatttctctctcctccttttcttgaTTTCCCTTCTGATCCCTGATTCTTGCTCAGGATTGTCTGACCCCTGACTCACCTCTGACATCCAGACTCCGGGCCAAACGGATTCCtcacttccccctccccccaggctgaaAGATGGCGTGGAACTGACTCGGGAGGATTCCTTCAAGGCCAGGTACCGCCTCAAGAAGGATGGGAAGCGTCACATCCTCATCTTCTCGGAAGTGACCATGGAGGATAAGGGGCACTACCAGGTCATGACCAACGGCGGCCAGTGTGAGGCGGAGCTCATCGTGGAGGGTACGGGGTCTCccgggggccggggccggggccggggccgcaCTGCGCGTGCTTCAGCACACAGCTCCGAGGTGCCCAAGCCCCCCAGGCTTGGCGCTCTCCCTGACTCCTTCTTTGCCTCCTGCCCTACATGCGATTCACCAGCAGCTCCTGGGGGCTCCACCTTCAAAGGATATTCTGAATCTGACAATTTCCTTCCACCCCCATTGCCCACACCTGGCCCACGTCTCCATCCCTTTATGCCTGAATGGGTGCAGTCTCTACACTGCTCCCTCTATTTCTACACTtgtgcccccacccccatgccaaCCAGAGCAATCCTTGTGAAATGTCCACGATGGATATGGGACACACTCTGTCGTCTAGCTCAGGGGATAGGACCCATGTCAATTTCTGGTGCAGCTGACTACATTTACCAGAGAtgtcaccacccccacccccccactcctGTGAGCCtgtaattctttctttaaaaatatatttattcggttgcactgggtcttcgtggtcacatgtgggatctttagttgtggcatgtgaactccagttgcagcatgtgggatctagtttcctgacatgggtcccctgaattggaagcatggagtcttagccactgagtcaccaggggcatgccctgtaaatatttaaaaaaaaaaaaaaaaaaagcttgagtcATTGGTGGGCCAGATAAATGACGATATATCCATCTGTAGCCATAAAAAACCAATTTTTTACTCTATTGATTTGGAAGGGTTTCCAACATATATTGTTAGGTGAAGAAGCAAATATGCCACTATTTGTatggaagggaaagaggaaggaagggaaagagggaaggagggaggaaagaaaagaaagaaggaaaggaaggaagaaagaaaagagggaagggaaggaaggagaagagaaactGTATGTACATCTTTGCTTTTATGGCTGTGAACTGGCTATAATGTATCTGGAGATTGGATAGAGACCTGTATAGTTGGCAGTGGGGAGATGAGCGATCTCCCCTTCTATATCTACATCCtcttatcattttgtttttttcataattgtatttatttatttatttttggctgtgcgggtctgcattgctgcgtgggctcttctctacttgcagtgcgcgggcttctcacCGTGGCTTTTCCTGTTGCACAGGCTCAGGGACAGATGGGCATCAGCAGTCGTGGCTCACGAGCTCGGtggttgtggttcccaggctctagagcacaggctcagtagctgtggggcttggttgctccacggcacgtgggatcctcccagactggggatcgaacccgtgtcccctgcattggcaggtggcctccctaccactcagccaccagggaagcccctatcatttttttttttttatcattttatttttaagccatacaaatgcattgttttatttaaaaaattaaaattaaaaaaaaaatgtaagtcagACCCCAGCCATCTTCGCAACACGTTCCACCACCCTGAGCCAATGCAGAGCCTTCTCTGTGGCCTGCGGGGTCTGCCCCAGCCTGCGTTATCTCCCACATCTGCCTCCCTCACTCTGCACCAGCCTGCTGGCTGTTTTCCAAGTCAATAAGCCTGCTTTCCTGTGCCAGGTCCTTGCACATGCCGCGCCCTTTACCTGGGGGCCTTCTGCAGCCTCCCCGCCTTCCCCCAGGCCTCGTCACtccctcttgttgttcagtcactaagtcatgtccgacctgagcatgccaggctcccctgtcctccagtatctccggagtttgctcaaactcaggtccattgagtcggtgatgccatccaaccaaccatcGCTCCCTCTAGTTTTTGGTCTATGTGTTCCGTTCAGTATCTGTCTCCCCACTAGAACGTGAGCTTGTGAaacttacaggttttttttttttttctgggttgtTTCATGGCTGGATCCCCGGAGCCAGGGACTGTGCTTGGCCCATAGTGGGTGCTGGCCGATCCCCGCGGACAGGCCGGACCTTGATGACCCCGTCTCCTTCCCTCCCCGTCCAGAGAAACAGCTGGAAGTCCTGCAGGACATCGCGGACCTGACCGTCAAGGCCTCGGAACAGGCCGTGTTCAAGTGTGAGGTGTCCGACGAGAAGGTCACGGGCAAGTGGTACAAGAACGGGGTGGAGGTGCGGCCCAGCAAACGGATCACCATCTCCCACGTGGGGAGGTACGGAGTGCGCTGTGCATGTGGCCCGCAGACCTCGGGGTTTCAGAGAACAAAGGTTTAGggaattccccggtggtccagcggTCAAGACCTGGTGCTTTCCCTGCGGTGgcttggattcagtccctggttggggtacTGAGATCCGGCAGGTtgcgtggtgtggccaaaaaaaaaaagaacaagggtTTATTTCATTGTGAGTCTCAGAGGTGGTTGGAGGCTAGCTGATCTCTGATGGCCATCATGCTGGACTCCCTCAGAGCCTCGCTAGAATAGCTGGGCTGCTCCCGTCTGGCCCGTGGGACCTCTCATCCCCCAGGAGGCTGGTCCTGGCATATTCCTGTGGCCCACACAGGCGTCCCAAGAGAGAGCAGAAGCGACCAGGGCCTCTGAGTGCCGTGTGCTGTCCCTGTGTCACTTCTACCACGTCCTATGGGACAAAAGAGGTCACAACCTGCGAGGTCTCCTTGCAGGAGTCACCGCTCCAGGGAGGGACATCTGTGGCCATATTTGCAGTCGGCTTCGGCGgggagggaacttccctggtggtccagtggttaagactctgtgcttccaatgcaggagacacaggtttgatccctggttggggaactaagatcccacatgccgtgtgaTGCGgtgaaaacattaaaagaaaaaaaaaaaaaaaaaaaagggaactaCTTTGGAGGGGAGGGTGTCTAGCTAGGGAAACAAGGGACTGGAATTCAAAGCATAGCACGTGGACGCCTGACATCAACACCTGGTAATCTGTAGGATTCTGAGTGCCGCTGTGACGCCCATGGAACACTGTGTCCGTGTGGGTCTCCTGACAGCAGCTTTCGGCAGAATGTAGCCTTTCTCTGGGTTCTGTATAAGGGCCCCTGCAGGCTGGTGGTGTCAGTAAGGGCGAGAGTCAACGCTAATGTGTTACCGTGTGCTGGGGAGTCTTCTAAATGCTTTACAACAACCCCCTCGTAGACTGTCAACATTACCCCTGCTTCATAGGTGAAGAATcgggggcacagagaggttaagtgacttgcccaaggtcacacagctactaagGAGCAGAGTGGGATTGGGTTCCAGTTACTAGCATTGCATTGGGCACGTAGATTGCACCGCGGCATGTTTCTCCATGGTGGTCCCCAGGACGACCTAGGCTGACCTCTACCCTGCCCGCCCCTTAGGTTCCACAAGCTGGTGATCGATGACGTCCGGCCTGAGGACGAGGGAGACTACACGTTTGTGCCTGACGGCTATGCCCTGTCCCTCTCGGCCAAGCTCAACTTCCTGGGTGCGGGTGCCTCTGGGTTTCCCACCTCCCCCGGGGGGCTCAGATGCCCCCCTTCAGGACTGAGTTGCCCTAACTGTACACTGGGGGGGTGACAGCGGGTGTTTGCGGGAGGTGGGATGTCGTGGGCCTGaatccacccccactccccaggtCCCAGGGTGACGCCaggccctcccctctgcctccagggTGTGAGGGTGGGATAAGGGGCCCATAGACCTAACCATCTGGTCTTCTTCATCCTCCAGAAATCAAAGTGGAGTACGTCCCCAAACAGGGTAAGGACCAGGGGCTGCTGTGGTCTGTAAGCGGGAGGCAggacccccgggtctgagggaggaggggatgggggtcTGGACCCccaggtctgagggaggaggggatgggggcctggacccccgggtctgagggaggaggggatgggggcctaaacccccgggtctgagggaggaggggatgggggcctgcacccccgggtctgagggggggaggggctggaggcctGAACCCCCAGGTCTGAGTCAGGAGGGGCCGGGGGCCTGGACCCCTGGGTCTGaagggggaggggccgggggccCCGGGTCTgatgggggaggggccgggggcctGGATCCCCGGGTCTgatggaggagaggatgggggcCTGGACCCCTGGGTCTGATGAAGGAGGGGCTGAAGGCCTGGACCCCTGGGTCTgatggaggagaggatgggggcctggacccccgggtctgaTGAAGGAGGGGCTGGAGGCCTGGACCCCTGGGTCTGAGTCAGGAGGGGCTGGAGGCCTGGACCCCCGGCTCTGAAGGGGGAGGGTCTGGGGGCCCCGGGTCTGaggggggaggggccgggggcctGGACCCCTGGGTCTGATGGAGGGGGGGCTGGGGGTCTGGACTCCCTGGTCCGAGGAAGGAGGGGCCGGGGGcctggacccccgggtctgatggaggaggggctgggggcctggacccCTGGGTCTGAAGGGGGAGGGCCCGGGGGCCCCAGGTCTgaggggggaggggctggggcctggACCCCTGGGTCTGATGGAGGGGGTGCTGGGGGTTTGGACTcccgggtctgagggaggaggggctgggggcctggaccGCTGGTTCTCTATGGCTGTTGGAACCCAGCTTCCcaggagatcctctggaggggtTAGGAGGCCAAGCTGTCCACTCCCAAGTTGCCCAGACTCTCTCTTCTGCCACCAGAGCCACCCAAAATCCACCTTGACTGCTCCGGGCAGACCTCAGAAAATTGCATTGTGGTTGTGGCCGGAAACAAGCTGAGGCTGGACGTGTCCATCACCGGGGAGCCCCGGCCTGTTGCCACCTGGATGAAGGAGGATCAGGTATGGTGTGGCCTCCCCGTGCCTTGACCTCTCCCTCTCAGCCCTGCTGGGTGGCTTTAGGCAAGCTGGttcccctctctgagcttcactcTCATTGTCTGTaaaaggaggagtatgatacCTTCCTCAGAGAGATGAAGACTGGAGATTACATTTGTTCATCACGTGGCACTGGCCCAGCCCATGATGGGTACTCCATCTATCCCTCCATCCATTAACCTGTTAATCCATTAGTCAGTCCAGCCGTCCATCAACTCATCCATCTAACTATCTTTCCCTTCATCAATTCATTAGTCGATTCATTCAACAATCAACCCATCTATCCATGAATTAGtccacttatccatccatccacccatccatccaacaaatattttcatCTTGTATGTTCCAGGCCCTGAGACAGTTcagtttttcttctctcctctgggcttcggtttccttttctgtaaaatggggagacttgactcattcttcattcattccttcactgaGCAAAGCAGCCCCCCCGCCCCGAGGTTCCCTCTATGCTGGGTTCTCTGCTCATGCAGAGGATGCAGCCAGGAATCACATGCAACCCCTGCCTTCCTGGAGCCTCACTTGTGGAGAGAGGCAGACCGGTGCCCCAAGAGTCACAGTCCAGGGTGATCGGGGCTGAGATAAGGGGAGGTACCAGAAACTGTGAGGATTCAGGGGCTGGGGCCACCCCTTCCTGAGGGTATCCAAGAGTGATTCCCAGAAGAGGTGACTTCTTCTGGCTAACGATGGGTACTGATATAGCAGGGTATAGCAGGTATAACGATATAACAGATCGAGAAGTGGGTCAAGGCATCGCACGCCCCAGGGATCAGCTTTGTAACATCTTGGGGATGAGATGGTCTGGTGTGTTTAATGAAGGGTGCTGTTTGCTGGAGGGTGAGGagggcagtggtggtggtgatgaggcTGGGGGCGGACCCACCAGGTCCTCTGCGGCTGGGGCCATGGGGAACCGCTGGCAACTGCTGAGCAGTGCAGAGGCAGAGGCCGGTCTGGGTTTGGAGAGAAGCTGACAGAGGCCACCCGGTGGTCGTGTTCAGGTGTTCACGGGCACCGAGGGCAGGGTCCGCATCGAGGAGCGAGGTGACATCAGCAGCTTCGTGATCGAGAGCGCGGAGCGAGGTGACGAGAGTCGCTACACCATCAAGGTCACCAATCCTGTGGGTGAGGACGTGGCCTCCATCTTCCTGAAGGTTGTGGGTAAGCGCGGGGGACCCCGGGGGCTGAGCCAGGGGGTGGTCCTCCAAGGCCTCGAGGGGTCCTCTGACCATCCTGCCTGAACCCCCCCTGCCCAGATGTCCCAGACCCCCCGGAGGCAGTGCGAGTCACATCGGTTGGAGAGGACTGGGCCATCCTGGTCTGGGAGCCCCCCAAGTACGACGGGGGACGGCCAGTCACCGGTGAGTGCCTGTCTGCCAGGGGGCCATGACCACTGACCTCCCTCGCCCCCCGACTTCTCCTTGACCTTCAAGAGTCCTCAGCATCCTCAGTGACCGCCCTCGGAGACATGGTTTTCTGTCTTCAGCATCTCACCATCCCCTCTGCCTTTCTGTCATTCTTTCCTccccagtgacctgaggatcctgGCTTTCACTAACAGCCGAGAATTTTCCGTGACCCCTGACTCCCTGATTCATGATCTGTGACCCTTCCCGATCCCTGGCCCCACCTGGGTGACCTCTAACTGCTCTGTGACCCTAAGATTCATGGCCTCAGACCTCTCTGGGTCATGTGACCTGCTGTGCCCTCGACTGCCCCCTGACTGACCTGTGACCCCAGGCCTCCCCGTGACTGCCTCCACTTCTCTCTGCCATGGGGGGCTGCCAGGATACCTCCTGGAGCGGAAGAAGAAGGGCTCCCAGCGCTGGATGAAGCTGAACTTCGAGGTCTTCACGGAGACCACCTACGAGTCCACCAACATGATCGAGGGCATCCTCTACGAGATGCGGGTCTTTGCCGTCAACGCCATCGGGGTCTCCCAGCCCAGCATGAACACCAAGCCCTTCATGCCTATTGGTGATGCCTCTCTGCACCCTCCCCGAGCCCCTGCCCTGCTCTGACCCATGCCCCATCTGTCACTGATCTTGGACCCTACACCCTGGCCTTGCACTCTCTCTGCACACCCTGGCCTTGCACTCTATCAACTCTGCCGACTTCTGTCCCCTCTCATCAAACAACTCAAGACTTTGACCCCCTCCAGCACCATGCACCCTTCTgacctcttccccacccagtacATCTGCCACTCACCTTTATGATCCCACTCTGTGCTGTCTCCTTAATGTGTCCTTGACCTCTGACCTACCACGCTAACACCTATCCCTGCCCTTGGAGACCTCACGATCCCTGGATCCCATTGCCCAAGACTGGCAATGCCACATCCTTGCTTGCTGACCTCTGACTCACCATATGGATCCCTTTCCTGACCAGAGACTCCAGCTCTGACCCCTGAGCCCTCACTGACCACCCCCCCTTTCCCTGGAATCTTACAGCGCCCACGAGTGAACCGCAGCACCTGACTGTGGAGGACGTGActgacaccaccaccaccctcaagTGGCGGCCCCCGGATAAGATCGGGGCGGGTGGCATCGATGGGTACCTGATCGAGTACTGCGTGGAGGGCTGTGAGTCACCCGTCTGGCCTGGTGGGGGAGACTGACGCACGCAGAGCCCCAGTGGGCATCCAGTCCGGGGACTGCTCATGGGGCAGGTCTCTGGCGTAGTGAGCTGCCCTTCTGTTTGTGCTTGCTCCAGTCTGGGATGGGATGGGTCAAGCCAGGCCCCGAGTGACCAGCttgtcctctgtctctccctctctccttacccacttccttccttcctctcctgcaTACTTCCTCCATACAGCAATACCTTTTACGCATCCTCCAAGTATTTATTGCCCTTCCTCAAttctatttatccattcacctacccaCTCAACcttccatttatccatccatccatccatccatccatccatccatctatccaagTACTTATCTACTCCCTACACTTGCTTCTCTTCTGttctatccatttatccattcatctacccatCCCACCAATctttcatccttccttccttcttttcctcccttacttctccctccttcctttccttctctctctccctctcctttctttctctccttccttctttccttcctcttgccCACCCAGtcatccatccagccatctctctaTCCATCTGAAAACTGTTTGGATCATCCAATTATCCACCCAaccaataacatttttttcatcCTTGTATCTATCTCTTCActgctttcttctctccctccctgccttccatCCCTCTGTTTGCCTACAGGACCATTTAACCGTCTAACAATCTGTTGTCTATCTGTCCATCCATGCATATTTCCACACATCTCGCCCTCCATCCTTCACTGAGCAAACTGGGCCGACTTTGCCGTCAGCGGCTCCGTGACTCCACGACAGGCCCAGTGCCCGGGCCCTGGGGATGCCTCCCATGTGGTCCTCTCACAGGGAAGACAGGGGTGCCATATCCCAGGCCTTAAGTCAGACAGATGTGGGTTCCAGTCCTGGCCCTGCCCTACACTTTTtaactatgtgaccttgggcaagtccctcaGCCTCCGCTTCCTCATCTAAAAATGGCGAAGACAGTTCCCGCCTTGATGGGATGCGGTGATGACCACATCCGGGGATGCAAGCAAATGATGGATGCTTGGGCTCTGGCcagtttcttccctttcttgtccCAGCACTCTTTGCTGCACTCCTCCCattgccctcccctccccaatcTGTGTTTCAGAATCTACTTTTGTTAGAGTTCACCCTGTCAACTCTTGGTCTGATCCATATTAGCTCACCAACCCGTGGCAAAGAAACCAAGATGGAAAGTCACCTATTATAGAGGCAGGAAATCCGAGGGGCCCTCTCTACCATTCCCACGTCTTTACCCTCTCTGACCCTCCATTTGCTcacctctaaaatggggataactgTGGAGGCAGGAATTAATGAACGAACATTAATCAGCTCCAACTTGGTCCTGAGACAAACTCAAGAAATGTCAGCTGCAGCTAGGCCTTGCAGTGGGGGCCTCGCAGTGGGGGCCTGAGGCACTGAAGGGACACAGGCCAGAGGGGGCCCCTAGGAAGGTCCTGAAGGAAGCTCCCCAGCCTGGCTCCTCTCTCATAGCTGACGAGTGGATCCCTGCTAACACGGAACCCGTGGAGCGCTGTGGCTTCACCGTCAAGAATCTCCCCACAGGAGCCAAAATCACCTTCCGCGTGGTCGGGGTCAACATCGCGGGCCGCAGCCAGCCGGCCACCTTGACCCAACCGGTCACCATCCGGGAGATTGTGGGTGAGCAGCTCCTGACCCCCCCGGCCCTGCTCTTCGAAAGACCAAGCTGGTGTGGCCACTAGGGCCGCCCCCTGGTCGGCCCTTCTCTGCCTCCGTGGGAGGTCCCCCCGCACCCCTGCCCGGCGCTGAGCCCCTCCCTGGGTTTGTACCCTCAGAACAACCCAAAATCCGGCTACCCCGCCACCTTCGCCAGACTTACGTCCGCAAAGTCGGGGAGCATCTCAACCTGGTCATCCCCTTCCAGGTGCGTTGAGCTGCGGGTcgggggcggggagcggggcgCAGGGGTGAGGAGGGGTCAGCTCCCGCGGGTCGGACCCAGGCTGACCAacacgcccccccacccccgcacctcCCCGGGCAGGGAAAGCCGCGGCCGCAGGTGGTGTGGACCAAGGGCGGGGCGCCCCTCGACACCTCCCACGTTCACGTGCGCACCAGCGACTTCGACACGGTGTTCTTCGTACGCCAGGCGGCCCGCTCCGACTCCGGGGAGTACGAGCTCACGGTGCAGATCGAGAACATGAAGGACACGGCCACCATCCGCATCCGCGTTGTGGGTGCGCGGCCcgcgggcggggaggggaggggaggagagagagccCGGACGCTGGGAAGGGGAGAGGCTGGAATGGAGGAGGGTGGGGCAGAAGGGGAAGAAATGCAAACGGGACGCCAGGGCGGGGAACCCGAGACCCcccaggggtggggatgggcGGGCGGGCCAGAGGAGGTGAGGCGCTGGACATTTAGAGATGCCTGGGCTGGCTTCTAACAGCCCACCCACCTTCCAGAAAAGGCAGGGCCCCCGGAGAACGTGATGGTGAAGGAGGTGTGGGGCACCAACGCGCTGGTGGAGTGGCAGCCCCCCAGGGATGACGGCAACAGTGAGGTCACCGGGTATTTGGTCCAGAAAGCCGACAAGAAAACCATGGTGAGCGTGGGGCccgggcgggggggtgggggtggggggggtggggggggtggcttgaggaaaaggggagaaaagcTAGGGAGATAGTCACAGCAGGTGTGCTGTTCCCATTTCCCAGCTGCggaaaactgaggcactgagagaTCCGGGAGAATGGGCCGGGGCCGCGAGGGAAGACTTTTGGCTGAGATTTGGTGCATAATaggtttttcctttttggctgcaccgtgtggcttgtgggatcttattttcctgaccagagattgaacttgggccacagcagtgaaagcctggactCTTAAtaggttttctgtttctttttattgaggtaaaattcaccTAGCAAAaattcctaggtggtgctagtggtaaagaacccgcctgccaatgcaggagatgcaagagatttgggttcagtccctgggttgggaagatcccctggagaagggcatgacaacccactccaggagaatccccttggacagtggagcctggtgggctacagtccatggggtcgcaaagaatcggacatgactgaagcaacttagcacacatacatttTTAAGTGGGATTTCCCATCTTCCCCATGTTGTGCAACCACCCCCTCTATTTCATTCCaagacattttcatcacctgGAACGGATACCCCGTGTCCATCGAGCAGTCCCTCCCCTTCCaccccccccagcccctggcggCCCCCCATCTGCATCCTGACTGTGGATTTGCCCATCCCGGGCATTACGTCTGGACACAGTCACATGCTGTGAgcttttgtgtctggctcttttcactcagcatcatgttttccaggttcatccacattgtagctgGTATCCGTGCTTCCGTGCTTTTCATGGCTGGGTGCTATTCCCTTGTTTGTTTGGTTAGTTTTGGCCACACCActtggcttgcagaattttgctTCCCCagctagggatggaacctgtcgcccactgcagtggaagcacagagtcccaaccactggacctccaggggatTCCCCGACCAGTCCCTGGCTGGAATGGACCACGTTTTGCTTGTCTGTTCAGCCGCTGATGGGCACCTGGGCTGCTCCTGCCTCCCGGTCATTGTGAACAGCACTGCTGGGAAGGGCAGGTTGTGAGCGAGGCGTCTGCTTTCCTGACGCCCTTCCTGGGTCTGTGTCCCTGACTCTCCCGGCCCTCCCCTGTCCCCCACGCTGCAGGAGTGGTTCACGGTTTATGAGCGCAGCCGGCACACCTCCTGCACCGTGTCCGATCTCATCATGGGCAATGAGTACTATTTCCGAGTTTACACCGAAAACATCTGTGGGCTCAGTGACTTGCCTGGCGTCTCCAAGAACACAGCCCGGATCCTCAAGACAGGTCTGGCCACCCCCACCCACTCAGGGTCCAGCCTGCGTCCCCCATCTATCTctgggtttgtttggtttttttttgaagtgtcactgatttacgatgttgtgttagtttcaggggtacagccaagtgattcagttctacatatatgtatactcatcatttttcagtcttttcccatGCTGGTTATTACAGACTGTTGACTCCTCTGATTCTCCTCCTGGATTCAGAGTTGGTGGCGCCTGGTGCTGGAGAGGCGGTCGGGGACGGTCCGGGTCAGTCCCTCACAGGtgcatctcccctcccccaggtatGACCCTCAAGTTGCCCGAGTTCAAGGAGCACGACTTCCGAACGGCCCCCAAGTTCCTGACGCCTCTATTAGACCGGGTGGTGGTGGCTGGTTACGCTGCAGCTCTCAACTGTGCCGTGAGAGGCCACCCAAaggtgccgtgtgtgtgtgtgtgtgtgtgtgtgtgtaaccctGGGGAACATCTTCACCTTCCAAGGTGAAGCCCTCTTGCCTTCCCACTGCATGGGCTCCTCCTCCCTGAGTTCtctctcctctgctcatg
Proteins encoded in this region:
- the LOC133054670 gene encoding myosin-binding protein C, fast-type isoform X2, whose protein sequence is MPEAKPAAKKAPAGKDAGKDAAAKPAPKEAPPTEAPPEDQSPTAEEPTGVFLKKPDSVSVETGKDTVIVAKLNGKELPAKPDIKWFKGKWLELGSKSGARFSFKESHDAASNVYTVELHIAKVVLGDRGDYRIEVKAKDLCDSCAFNIDVEAPRQDSAGQSLESFKRSGEAKSDTAGELDFSGLLKKRQVVEEEKKKKKDDDDLGIPPEIWELLKGAKKSEYERIAFQYGITDLRGMLKRLKKAKVEVKKSAAFTKKLDPAYQVDRGNKIKLVVEISDPDLPLKWFKNGQEIKPSSKYVFENVGKKRILTINKCTLADDAAYEVAVKDEKCFTELFVKEPPVLIVTPLEDQQVFVGDRVEMAVEVSEEGAQVMWLKDGVELTREDSFKARYRLKKDGKRHILIFSEVTMEDKGHYQVMTNGGQCEAELIVEEKQLEVLQDIADLTVKASEQAVFKCEVSDEKVTGKWYKNGVEVRPSKRITISHVGRFHKLVIDDVRPEDEGDYTFVPDGYALSLSAKLNFLEIKVEYVPKQEPPKIHLDCSGQTSENCIVVVAGNKLRLDVSITGEPRPVATWMKEDQVFTGTEGRVRIEERGDISSFVIESAERGDESRYTIKVTNPVGEDVASIFLKVVDVPDPPEAVRVTSVGEDWAILVWEPPKYDGGRPVTGYLLERKKKGSQRWMKLNFEVFTETTYESTNMIEGILYEMRVFAVNAIGVSQPSMNTKPFMPIAPTSEPQHLTVEDVTDTTTTLKWRPPDKIGAGGIDGYLIEYCVEGSDEWIPANTEPVERCGFTVKNLPTGAKITFRVVGVNIAGRSQPATLTQPVTIREIVEQPKIRLPRHLRQTYVRKVGEHLNLVIPFQGKPRPQVVWTKGGAPLDTSHVHVRTSDFDTVFFVRQAARSDSGEYELTVQIENMKDTATIRIRVVEKAGPPENVMVKEVWGTNALVEWQPPRDDGNSEVTGYLVQKADKKTMEWFTVYERSRHTSCTVSDLIMGNEYYFRVYTENICGLSDLPGVSKNTARILKTGMTLKLPEFKEHDFRTAPKFLTPLLDRVVVAGYAAALNCAVRGHPKPKVVWMKNKMEIREDPKFVMTNHQGVLTLNIRRPSPFDSGTYSCRAVNELGEALAECKLEVRVPQ
- the LOC133054670 gene encoding myosin-binding protein C, fast-type isoform X1 — its product is MGSSTIWTAANTPATPTQRGRLTCGATASAPQSQPPPMKPLTRLWPPLATPRVSSSATAPQPTAPWGTWTRPPAWRPRDPAFQRTPRKTSRARPWAPRRTPPTPAPCSQRRRTSCWTVLPWRSRTASRMRSSWLAPKAGDLRQGPSGHCCGRRSGRRSDDMPEAKPAAKKAPAGKDAGKDAAAKPAPKEAPPTEAPPEDQSPTAEEPTGVFLKKPDSVSVETGKDTVIVAKLNGKELPAKPDIKWFKGKWLELGSKSGARFSFKESHDAASNVYTVELHIAKVVLGDRGDYRIEVKAKDLCDSCAFNIDVEAPRQDSAGQSLESFKRSGEAKSDTAGELDFSGLLKKRQVVEEEKKKKKDDDDLGIPPEIWELLKGAKKSEYERIAFQYGITDLRGMLKRLKKAKVEVKKSAAFTKKLDPAYQVDRGNKIKLVVEISDPDLPLKWFKNGQEIKPSSKYVFENVGKKRILTINKCTLADDAAYEVAVKDEKCFTELFVKEPPVLIVTPLEDQQVFVGDRVEMAVEVSEEGAQVMWLKDGVELTREDSFKARYRLKKDGKRHILIFSEVTMEDKGHYQVMTNGGQCEAELIVEEKQLEVLQDIADLTVKASEQAVFKCEVSDEKVTGKWYKNGVEVRPSKRITISHVGRFHKLVIDDVRPEDEGDYTFVPDGYALSLSAKLNFLEIKVEYVPKQEPPKIHLDCSGQTSENCIVVVAGNKLRLDVSITGEPRPVATWMKEDQVFTGTEGRVRIEERGDISSFVIESAERGDESRYTIKVTNPVGEDVASIFLKVVDVPDPPEAVRVTSVGEDWAILVWEPPKYDGGRPVTGYLLERKKKGSQRWMKLNFEVFTETTYESTNMIEGILYEMRVFAVNAIGVSQPSMNTKPFMPIAPTSEPQHLTVEDVTDTTTTLKWRPPDKIGAGGIDGYLIEYCVEGSDEWIPANTEPVERCGFTVKNLPTGAKITFRVVGVNIAGRSQPATLTQPVTIREIVEQPKIRLPRHLRQTYVRKVGEHLNLVIPFQGKPRPQVVWTKGGAPLDTSHVHVRTSDFDTVFFVRQAARSDSGEYELTVQIENMKDTATIRIRVVEKAGPPENVMVKEVWGTNALVEWQPPRDDGNSEVTGYLVQKADKKTMEWFTVYERSRHTSCTVSDLIMGNEYYFRVYTENICGLSDLPGVSKNTARILKTGMTLKLPEFKEHDFRTAPKFLTPLLDRVVVAGYAAALNCAVRGHPKPKVVWMKNKMEIREDPKFVMTNHQGVLTLNIRRPSPFDSGTYSCRAVNELGEALAECKLEVRVPQ